TCTTTAACGGCTGCAGCTGGATTTCCATCTGGGCCTGAAAAGCCAGCACACTACTTGCTATGCCCGATTCCATTGCATCAATAATTGCCAATGTTTCCTTTTGTCTAAGCGCGTTGTATGTGAACCAATAGTTTTGGTTAACACCAATCTGTTCGATTGTATTTTGCGGCTTTTGTGGACTTGGCAATGTAGCGTTTCCGTTTGGAATGTCCTGCTGCCCACCACTGACTACCCAAAGGTTCCACAACGCCAACAGGTATAAGAGGTTAGTTGCGTACATGTCCAGTTTGGAAGATTTCAAGCGTGTGAGATCCAATCTTGCTAAAGAACTTCCAATGAGCTCAACTCTTTTTGTCACGCTTTTTAATGATAATGTAACCGTTTTAAAGCATCACTGTGAAAAGCAAAAAGGCTGAAacacactgaaaaaaattaaaatctgctatgatatatttaaaaaaatatatatattaaatgcgTAAAGTTAATAGCTTTATTATTAAAGTCACACTGcaattttgattatttaaaaaaatacatattaaAGTTGAAAGGAGTTACATTTTTATaactttattatatattatatatattatattatatatattatattcagGCCCATTGCTCGGCTTGGCAAGCGTAATAGTGATCATTGCCACAATTTTCAAAGTACATTTCATTGGCATTGACATACACGCAATGACGATGTATATTTGCGGGCAGATTTGGCTTCCATTTCAGAAATGTAGCATCCCTTCCGGATAGTGTTGAAGTCCAGGACCCCCCATCGCTGGGACGGCTGTTGATGTCCACCCAGTAGTTCTttttttgctctgtgaagATTTCATTCAGCTCCTTCTCATCGAGAATATTCGCCAGGTGACCGCCCATTTGACGACACGTGTCGTATGCGCTATCCCAGCTCATCTTCTTTTGCTTTTCGAAGTAAAAGTGCCTGGAGCCAATCTTCTTGAACACTGACATCCTGATCTTGTTGGACATTCTAACGTTTTCCACGTAGGGTTCAATTTGTTGCCTTAGAGACCGAAGCAGAGTGTCCATCTGGCTCTGAAAGGCATGCATTCGCATTGCTAAGCGTTGCTCCATGTTACCAAGTCTCCACAAAGTTCCATTTTGTCTTAGCGAATTGTAGGTAAACCAGTGTTGCTGGTGGTTTTCAATATTCTCGATTGTATAATACGGCACTGGTGCTTTTGGCAATTCATTTGTTCCTGCGGAACTATCCTGCTTTTTAGCACTGGCGACCCAAAAGTTCCATAATGCGAAAATGGAGAAAATGCAAGTTGCGTACTTGTACATTTCGAGGGCTTATAGAATGTGAGATCAATAGTTTAATTCCACCTCGGACTAACCCCTTTTTTTACACTTCTTAACGAGATAATCACCCGGAAAATTAACTTTTTAAGCATTTAATACTCTGTTAAAAAATCAACCCTACAAATCGAAAGATATATTTTCGACTCAGAAATATTCTAGACTTCATTCAATCCAATCTTCCCAAATTAACTACTATTACAACTAAACCaaaataacttaataaaaaaacatatgtatatcctGAAGAAAAGTTTATTGCTTAGGTGGATGCTTCGGGACATGGAGGATACCACTGCCAAACGCTCCAATCGACGCAGCCTCCAGTTTTGGGATCGAATCCAGTGCCCTGCTCGCAGGCAACTAGCTCGGCCTGTCCGGTGCCAGGGCACTTCCAGTAGTGGGTGGGATCCCAAAAGTCACGGGAAATCTCTCCGGAGCGTCCAACGCAATCGGGCTCACCGTTGCCATCGGGATTGCAGGCAAGGTCAGCGTAGATGGCCACGCAGAGGGTCAGGAAGAGAAGGACTAAAGCTGAGAAAGAGTTCCGCCATTGGCAACTTCATGGTTTCAAGGATATGAGGTCATCAACGAAACTCACCTGCTTTCATTGTGGTTTGTTCGAGTGATTAATACCGAATGCGATTGGAACCCAAGGTTCGACATTTTATAGCACCCTGCTATCTATTCCTGACATATTGTCTACGACTATCGGAGCTATTCTATTCTATCTTTTAAAGAACatgaaatcgtttaaaaaTAATCGCATGATCACGATTGGTATCTGTATCTAGACAGTTGGAACATTTGACGACGTCGTATGAGGAGTGTGCCATTCGATGTTAAAGaaacatttatattttgcTAAGTATTATagatatataatataatattatatatataatattataataaaagtGCTATTGTAAAGAAATTTGTGTATGCTTTGCCAATCCAAATATATCCTATTTAGACAACAAGAATTTAGACAACCTTGTAGAACTTTAcacaataaaatatatatactcttgaaatataaaaatgatttttaagaCCAAGCTCAACTTAGAAAATAAGTTAGTTCTCAAAATGACAGTATATTTAAAGTATATACTTTATAAAGTATAATTTACTTTTATCTCGTTCATAAACACTTTGAttcattaaatgcaaataattaGCAATTAAGTTTTAACTCTATAGATTTCCAAGATATTATTTGGATAAAAACATCTCAGAAATGTtacattaaaataatattgaaaCTACTAAATACCATACAGTTGCCAAGAAAGCGACTGAGCAGAAACaaaatttagttttaaaatataGTTATGCCAAGCTTTGTAGCTCTATAACATTTTCCCATATCTTCGAATATCTTAAAAATCCAAACATCGTATTTAATCATTTAGTTTGCCATAtattttattccttttttgtcaaaaatgcaattaacaGTAAGGAGTCCAAGTCCATTCGCTCCATAGGACGCACTCCTTCTTGGAGGGGTCGAATCCGGTGACCTCCGGGCACCTCACAACCGTGGCCGTGGAGGTGGAGGACTCACACCACCAGTAGCGAGTGGGATCCCAGAAGTTGCGGATCTTCGTTTGCACGTTGGATGCGACGCTGCAGTCCGGCTGGTTGTTGGAATCGGGATCGCACGCATTTCCGGTGCTTAGGAGCGCCACGAAGAAGGCAAGGCAGATCAAAAGTAGTGCTATGGGGATCGGCAAAGGGTTGAAGTATCTTTCGAATGGAGGATTCCTTTTCGATTTGCTCAGCTAACTTACCGGACTTCATGGTGCTGTTGAGTTCCTACTGGTTTCGTAAGTGTGCTTTAACTGGGCGAATTCGCAAGCTTATATACCCCAGACCGGCACTGATATTGGCTTTCATCAATAGCAGTTATCTCCCTTGGCGGGAAGCCTGTGCGAAATTCTATTTTGGCAGCGACATGAAATCGTTTCAAAATAATCGCACCTTGTATCGCCcaccgtatctgtatctgtatctcagCGCAGTGTCAGTGTACGCGCCCCTAAGTTTTGTTGACGCAATAGTTTGATTATATGGAGGTGTCGTTAAGGTCATGCCGCGTGCCACAATCCAAACAGGGTGACACTCCCCTCTCAATAAGTTAAATATAGTACAAACTAGGACAGTATGGTTTATAATCGAAATTGGGATCTATTCAAATACCTAATACTTAACTGTGGGGAACCCCACTTTCTTAAGGCAAACGAGTCATCAGCCTTAcgcatttatatttatattaatctACTACCCTTAACTGTTGGTGATAGCACCACTAATCTTAAAAAATTACCCTACCTAAGTGGCTTATAGAAATATTAACTTGGTTTTTAATCaacacataaataataataaataatttgaagATCGAACTATAGAACTCCAATATATAACATGAAATCTCAGTAGGTGTGACACAACTAATTATTTGCGATAGTAATGATTACAAATTGCTCGTGATAAATCTCCCATTGCAATGGAGTCGAGGGTCACCAGCGGCACAGGTCCACCGAACACAATTATGATCCAGCTGGTGTCCCAACAGCCCAGTTCCTGTGGACAGATGCAGGCCATGCCCATTTCGGTGCAGACGATACCCTTGTTCCCCAATTCCAGAACATCGACAGAGCGACCTTGTCGATCGGCTTCCATTGCGCCGAATGTAAGGCCTCCAACGGACGTGCCTCCTCCTCGAAGGAATTCCAGAATCCGACCCGAGGAATATGCGACACCCAAGCGGAAGAATTCTCAGAGCCAGTTTCGTAATTTCTCCCGCGGCATGAACCAACCTCCACCGGTGTACTATGTTCTTCGACCAGAAGACCGCATTATGCCCATCTACATACCACCTCCGAGGTTTAACAATGGGCAAGGAGCAAGGATGGCGGCGGAGTGTCCTTGCTGTGGCCATACCAAGTCATTGTGCACGGAGGAACCTCTAGGAGTCCACGGGGCGCAGAAACAGTTTGTCAAACTTGAGATGGAAACTCCTGGACATCGGGATCAATGCACTAACACCATTGAGCAGCCAGATGTGGGAAACATAAGGACGATTTACGAAACCTTAGGACGTGCAATGGTCACTGCTGCCGTAGAGGCAGCACAGAGATCCCAGCCAGCAGGACCCTCAGATCCGACAAATGTAATATTGAAATTATTAACCCAGTTGGGGGAGCAGAATCAAACAACGAGCTGGAGTCCGCATTCAGATGGAGGAGCAGGAAGTCCCGACCACCAACCAGATATGAGCAGGCACAAAGCCAGCTTTTCGGAAACAGTCCGCGTGGTGAAGAGGACCTCGTCTGACCCAGCCATTGCTAAAGGGCCACCAGATGAGCTAGATGAGCAACGTAGGCTTCCATCTGTACTCTCCGATGGTCGTCTTCACGTCGATTATCCCAAAACGCCTAGACCAACACCAACATTCTCCGTCGAATCTGAAGACACCCTCGATTCTGGTTACTCGCCAAACCTGGAAAACTCCATTGGACATAGCCAGGCGTAGCAGTGAGATGCTCTTCACTGAAGTTTCCTAGATCAGAAAATAATTTATCTTCCACATGACAATAATTATACTTCATGTTCATTGGCCTTGAAGCTTTAATAGTGTCAAATCCTTTGGAATCAAGTAAATAATTCTataatgcatttattttaaCCCCCTTTTGGAAAATCTCTCTCAAGCTTAAGTAGACTTTACTTGCCCCATTTTC
This genomic stretch from Drosophila mauritiana strain mau12 chromosome 2L, ASM438214v1, whole genome shotgun sequence harbors:
- the LOC117145615 gene encoding accessory gland protein Acp29AB, yielding MYKYATCIFSIFALWNFWVASAKKQDSSAGTNELPKAPVPYYTIENIENHQQHWFTYNSLRQNGTLWRLGNMEQRLAMRMHAFQSQMDTLLRSLRQQIEPYVENVRMSNKIRMSVFKKIGSRHFYFEKQKKMSWDSAYDTCRQMGGHLANILDEKELNEIFTEQKKNYWVDINSRPSDGGSWTSTLSGRDATFLKWKPNLPANIHRHCVYVNANEMYFENCGNDHYYACQAEQWA
- the LOC117148521 gene encoding uncharacterized protein LOC117148521 — encoded protein: MKAALVLLFLTLCVAIYADLACNPDGNGEPDCVGRSGEISRDFWDPTHYWKCPGTGQAELVACEQGTGFDPKTGGCVDWSVWQWYPPCPEAST
- the LOC117147721 gene encoding uncharacterized protein LOC117147721, whose amino-acid sequence is MKSALLLICLAFFVALLSTGNACDPDSNNQPDCSVASNVQTKIRNFWDPTRYWWCESSTSTATVVRCPEVTGFDPSKKECVLWSEWTWTPYC
- the LOC117144181 gene encoding uncharacterized protein LOC117144181 produces the protein MESRVTSGTGPPNTIMIQLVSQQPSSCGQMQAMPISVQTIPLFPNSRTSTERPCRSASIAPNVRPPTDVPPPRRNSRIRPEEYATPKRKNSQSQFRNFSRGMNQPPPVYYVLRPEDRIMPIYIPPPRFNNGQGARMAAECPCCGHTKSLCTEEPLGVHGAQKQFVKLEMETPGHRDQCTNTIEQPDVGNIRTIYETLGRAMVTAAVEAAQRSQPAGPSDPTNVILKLLTQLGEQNQTTSWSPHSDGGAGSPDHQPDMSRHKASFSETVRVVKRTSSDPAIAKGPPDELDEQRRLPSVLSDGRLHVDYPKTPRPTPTFSVESEDTLDSGYSPNLENSIGHSQA